The sequence TATATATGCCCAATTGaccacttcaatctgcagaactggcaccgtTACATAATACCCATTCCGTAGGTGTAGGAAATTGAACTttgagtgtggcagcacctgcatgTAGGAACCCCCAGACCAtgggcatcaggcaggcacctcctaattttttgtgtgtgtttagagaAGCCTACCCATACATGTTGAATGTTGAAAGTCataatccatttttaccttattgctgattttattttattgaatgttTTAGGTAGTTGTTTTTACAGCCTATGATATCCATAAGaatagaataagaataagaatagaatAAGAATAGAATACTCAATGAACTGTGTTTGGCCAAACCTTTGCTTCCTGCTTGCTTCTTCACCCACTCCGTCGCTGCCGCCACGCTCTCTGTACTGGTGACATCCAGAATGGTGGTTTTCAAGCGCTCTGAGGTGGCCTTCCTCAGCTGCTCTGCCCCCTTCTGCGTGAGAAAGGCTGCCAGCACCCACAGGCCCCGGGCATCCAGCTGCCTGGCAAGTAGGTTTCCAGGAGAGACAGACGGTGGAGAACCTGACGGAGAAATATGTCTTCATCACGGGGTGTGACTCTGGCTTTGGAAACTGGCCAGGCAGCTGGATGCCCGGGGCCTGCGGGTGCTGGCAGCCTGTCTCACGCAGAAGGGGGCAGAGCAGCTGAGCAGCTGCGAGGGAGGCTAAATAgagcagtgagcttcatggtggagCCGGGGTTGGGATTTGGTTTCTCCAAGGCTTGCTAGGTCCCTGTGTGCCCCACTCTTGCAAGCTTATTGCCTGCTGGCTTCAGCCATGTGGCTCTACCTGGCTGCCCTGCTGGGGCTTTACTTCCTTCGCCGATGGTACCAGGAGAGACAGACGGTGGAGAACCTGACGGAGAAATATGTCTTCATCACGGGCTGTTCCTCTGGCTTTGGGAACCACCTTGCCAGGCATCTGGATGCCCGGGGTCTGCGGGTGTTGGCAACCTGTACCACACAGAAGGGGGCAGAGCAGCTGGACAAGGTCACCTCAGAGCGCTTGAAAACCACCGTTCTGGATGTCACCAGTACAGAGAGTGTGGCGGCAGCGACGGAGTGGGTGAAAGATCAAGTGGGGAAGAAAggtaattttttgttgttttgtttccatgctctggatcaggccagggattATCTGTATCATCATCTGCTTATCTTTATtccactttcccacaaaatgtGGTTTGAGTgactcccaatacagtggtacctcgggttaagtacctaattcgttccagaggtccgttcttaacctgaaactgttcctaatctgaagcaccactttagctaatggggcctcctgctgccgctgcaccaccggagcgcggtttctgttctcatcctgaagcaaagttcttaacccgaggttagtggagtctgtaacctgaagtgtatgtaacccgaagcatatgtaacccgaagtaccactgtatatcaaaaataaaatgtatgaccattttaaaaagtattagaaACAACTAAAATCAATAAGGCAATgaatggggaaggaattccatGGGGTCACCTTAATTCAACCTCTGTCAAGAGCTGCTAGGATTGCCAAATAACCTGAAAGATTATTGCTTTATGCCTTTGACAGCAGCTTGTTCTGTGAAGTCACACAGTGAAACTTCATTTTGTATGAAGATAAATGTTCCTGTCGGATAATGTCCACTGATCAACCTGATTCTGAAAGCACAGATATCATAATCAGTGGATATGGAAGGTataaccttctggatcaggccaatgtctcTTCTCAGCCACCATTCAGTTACCAGCAGATGACTTCTCGAAAGCAGCAATCAagcgcactctcccttcctgtcttGGTTGTCCaatccacttttaaaaccatccaagtgggTGGGCATCCCtatctcctgaaccttccaacatgcaacttcattggatgtccatgagttccagtGTTGGAGAATgagaagcagtgtggtgtagttccctgggccttggagttccctaacctattggtattgggggacttcaacatccatgctgaagccactccctcctcacaggctctggacctggcgtcttccatggcaacactagggctctcccagtttgtttcgggccccacgctggatttgatctttggcgttggtatagatgtgatcatgtctccttcgatgaaggtgccatggtctgatcactacgctctgaaagccaggattgactttccacccccaccctgcttaggtggcgagccgatttgggctcgcccgcagaggctgatggaccctgagaGATTCcaccaagccttgcgggacctttctccccctggcgactcattgactgagcttgttgagggctggaatatccagctcctggcagccatcgatgagatcgcacctaagcgccctctgcgaccccgcagaaaccgggctccctggtttaccaaggagcttcggaaaatgaagcgggatctcagacggctagagcgagtatggcggggtgcccgtgatggagcctcaagaacatcttatagggtttttataaaAACCTATGGGATGgcagtgaaggctgctaagaagtcttacttctcggtcTCCATTgtatccgctagctctcgcccagcacaattatttagtataatcaggtctttaacgtcccttgaaggacagccaaatttaaataacaatttgacacacagctgtgaggcatttgcgagcttttttgcggagaaggtcctgttgctctgccatgacctccctgccaatttggatacactAAAGGAACTgaaggcccctcgactgtcctcgggtccagtattggaccactttgactggatatccccagccaatgtggacagactcctccaagctggaaagcccaccacctgtcctcttgacccgtgcctgtcttggctgattagagcgcgtcccctgggggatatcatcaatttatCCCTTGGCactgggatattcccaggggaattgaaggaggcagtggtgcgtccactcttaaagaaaacatcattagaacactgaggtaaaggtaaaggtacccctgcccataggggccactcttgccagactctagggttgtgcgctcagcTCACTCTAggggccgggagccagcgctctccgcagacacttccgggtcacgtggccagcgtgacaaagctgcatctggtgagccagagccgcacacggaaacgccgtttaccttcccgctggtaagcgttccctatttatctacttgcacccgggggtgctttcgaactgctaggttggcaggcgctgggtccAAATGACAGAAGCGCGCCCCaccgtgggaattcgaaccgccgaccatgcgatcagcaagtcctaggcgctgaggttttacccacagcgccacccgcatcccatgccacccttagatctatccaattaccgccttgtttcgaatcttccattcctgggtaagatgattgagagagcggttgctgaacagcttggcaggtttctggatgaaacatcggctctggatccattccagtccggcttctgcgctggtcatgggaccgagacggctctggttgccctaacagatgatctccgcaggcagctggatcgaagcgggtcggggctgctgattcttctagacctgtcagcagccttcgacatggtcgatcatgaactcctggaccaccgccttgccgacgtgtggatccagggcacagtccttcaatggctgcgctcgtttctctctggtcggggacagagggtggcgcttgggggggaattgtcatcgtgccactccttggtgtgtggagtgcctcagggtgcgatactctctccaatgctttttaacagctttatgcgccccctcacccagcttgtccggagttttgggctgggttgccatcagtatgccgatgacacccaactctatactataccagctgcactggctcccggtggagtacaggatcaggtttaaggggctgtttttaacctttaaagccctatacgtcctaggaccctcgtacctatgggaccgcctctcctggtatgtcccacagaggaaccttcggtctgcaaataaaaacatcctgaaagtCCCAGGcaacagagaggttaggctggcctcaattagagccagggctttctcggctacggctcaatctggtggaacgctctgtcacaagagactagggccctgcgggacctgacatctttccgctgGGCCTGCaacacagagctgttccaccaggcctttggtcagggcgcagcctgactccctcctctggcaatctgcacagaattttgcttaacggttgccatcaatttgattttaattaatttttataatgtaatgtttttagaatgtgggattatttgattgttgttagccgccctgagccctgcttcggctggggagggcgggatataaataatatttattattattattattagtggttagagtttcagactaggacctgggagacctgggttcaaatccccacttggcatactgctcattgggtgaccttgggcagtcactgcctctcaacctaacccacctcacagggttgtgaggattCAATGAGGAAGGTGAGAACCATGTGGGCCACTTCAAGCCCCTTAGAGTGGGGAAAAGATGGGCTATAAACATGCCCACTTCATGCTCCCCCTAATTCTAGATCAGTTATGAATAAGATAAAAGCCACAGGTCCCAACACTGATCTTTGGAGAGTTCCAGTTTCTACATCTCCCCATCTAGATATTCCATTTATTCCTCTACTCTGTGTCCTGCTTCTTAACCAGTTTCATGACTGCTCAGCTTCTTCAGGAGTTGGCAGTCTAAGTACACTAGGTCAACTGGATCAGTTTTATCCAACAGATCTACTTTGGATAAGCCTTCATGCTCTTTGCTAAATTTCATGTAAAGGCCTCCCAAAATGGCCCCCAGAGGTCAGTGGTTGGCCTTCCCTTTAAAACTGTGTGAATCCCTGGGGAAATATTGGCTCTCCAGCAATATTAAGATCAAATGCAAGAGCAGGGACGCATACTGAACTCtctctatatatgtatataactcCAGAGATAAACCTTTGTTGGAAACCTACTGGCCAGGCAGCTGGATGCCCGGGGCCTGCGGGTGCTGGCAGCCTGTCTCACGCAGAAGGGGGCAGAGCAGCTGGGCAAGGCCACCTCAGAGCGCTTGAAAACCACCATTCTGGATGTCACCAGTAGAGAGAGCGTGGCGGCAGCGACGGAGTGGGTGAAAGAACAAGTGGGGAACAAAGGTAGCTTTTTGTTGTGTTGTTTCCAtgctctggatcaggccagggattATCTGTATCATCATCTGCTT comes from Podarcis raffonei isolate rPodRaf1 chromosome 2, rPodRaf1.pri, whole genome shotgun sequence and encodes:
- the LOC128409635 gene encoding 17-beta-hydroxysteroid dehydrogenase type 6-like, which gives rise to MWLYLAALLGLYFLRRWYQERQTVENLTEKYVFITGCSSGFGNHLARHLDARGLRVLATCTTQKGAEQLDKVTSERLKTTVLDVTSTESVAAATEWVKDQVGKKDKCSCRIMSTDQPDSESTDIIISGYGRQLDARGLRVLAACLTQKGAEQLGKATSERLKTTILDVTSRESVAAATEWVKEQFIT